The following is a genomic window from Hymenobacter gelipurpurascens.
CCCTCACGCCGCGGAGCGGGCAGGTCTATTTCCTGCTCGGCCGCGTAGCCCAAAAAGAAGGCGCCTTGCCCGATGCCTGCGAATTTTTCCGGCGGGCAGTGGTACAGGGTTACCAGTTTGCCGAGGATGCCCGCAACGAAACCTGTGGCCGCCGTCAGCTGCCAGTTACGCCGGTTCAGCCCGCCCGCAACTAAGCTTCGAGGCTAAGCTAGGGCAAGAAGTGGCCTAGAAGTGCCAGCGGACGAAAGCTTCAATAGCCTCGTATTCGGGTAGGCCTAGCAAGTCGTAGAGCTGGGCCGTAGTACGGTTGCGGTCTTCTGCCCGCTGCCAGAACTCCCGCTGGTCGGCGCCGGGGAATAGCGGCCGGTCTTTCTGCGACTGGTGTTTGAAAATAGCACGGCGCTTCCGGGTGAGCTCCTGCGGCGACAACGGCACGGCCATTTCTATCTGGTCGATGTCCCATTCTTGCCAGGCGCCACGGTATAGCCACAGCCAGCAGTTTTGGAGCCACGCCGTGTTTTGGGCTTTTAACTGGCCTACAGCCGCGAAAATAGCCGCCAAGCATACGCGGTGCGTGCCGTGCGGGTCGGATAAGTCGCCGGCCGCGTAAATCTGCTGCGGCTGCACTTTATTGAGCAGGTCCACCGTCAGTTGGATATCCTCGGGGCCGATGGGCTTCTTGCGCACCCGGCCGGTTTCATAAAAGGGAAGGTCCATAAAATGCACGTTCTCATCCGGGATGCCTGCATAGCGGCAGGCGCTTTTGGCTTCCCCGCGCCTGATCAGGCCCTTAATCTGCTGGACCTCTTCGGAGTCGACTTGCCCAGGGGCTTTGTTCTTGAGAAAGTCCGCAACGCGGTGATACAAATTTTCGGCAGGTTGCTCATCCAGGCGGAAAGCCTCATCGTATTCGGCCACAAACTCCGCGAACCGTACCGCCTCTTCGTCAAACACCGCAATGTTGCCACTGGTCTGGTAGGCCACATGCACCTCATGGCCTTGGTCCACGAGCCGGAGCAGAGTACCGCCCATCGAAATAACGTCGTCGTCGGGGTGAGGGGAGAAGATCAGGACTCGCTTCGGAAACGGGGTAGCCCGCTCTGGCCGGTTGGAGTCATCGGCATTGGGCTTGCCGCCTGGCCATCCCGTTATGGTGCGCTGTAATTGGTTAAATACCTTAATATTGAGTTCGTAAGCCAGTCCGGATTCGGCTAGCAGCTCCGAGAGGCCGTGCTCATTGTATTCTTGGTCGGTGAGTTTGAGAATGGGCTTCTGCAGCTTCCGCGCCAGCCACGTCACGGCTTTTCGCACCTGTGCTTCATCCTGCCAGTTAAGGCGGGAGC
Proteins encoded in this region:
- the nagB gene encoding glucosamine-6-phosphate deaminase, producing MTASDVRHAERLATTIYPDSEQASVAVARQIADLIRQRTAEGRMCVLGLATGSTPTRLYEELVRLHQVEGLSFQHVITFNLDEYFPMQPDSLQSYVRFMHEYLFDHIDIPAAQVHIPDGTVPQEQVAEFCRHYEEQIREAGGIDLQILGIGRTGHIGFNEPGSGASSRTRMITLDHITRTDAASDFYGEENVPRRAITMGVGTILEAHEIVLLAWGEGKAAVVKRMVEGEMTDSVPATYLQKHPNVRVILDQAAGAELTRMKSPWLVGSRLNWQDEAQVRKAVTWLARKLQKPILKLTDQEYNEHGLSELLAESGLAYELNIKVFNQLQRTITGWPGGKPNADDSNRPERATPFPKRVLIFSPHPDDDVISMGGTLLRLVDQGHEVHVAYQTSGNIAVFDEEAVRFAEFVAEYDEAFRLDEQPAENLYHRVADFLKNKAPGQVDSEEVQQIKGLIRRGEAKSACRYAGIPDENVHFMDLPFYETGRVRKKPIGPEDIQLTVDLLNKVQPQQIYAAGDLSDPHGTHRVCLAAIFAAVGQLKAQNTAWLQNCWLWLYRGAWQEWDIDQIEMAVPLSPQELTRKRRAIFKHQSQKDRPLFPGADQREFWQRAEDRNRTTAQLYDLLGLPEYEAIEAFVRWHF